A genome region from Carya illinoinensis cultivar Pawnee chromosome 2, C.illinoinensisPawnee_v1, whole genome shotgun sequence includes the following:
- the LOC122301781 gene encoding uncharacterized mitochondrial protein AtMg00860-like, producing MYRLSPKESEELQHQVVELLERGYIHESLSLCAVLALLVPKKDGYWHICIDNRAINRIMPPDPNPTWESYLDHLRAIFEMLRKECLFINQKKCYFFTNFVTFLSFVLSTDGVHANQSKVYATLEWPTPKTLHDIRSFNRLASLYCRFIRNFSILITPITECFKGRAFQWFKEAEASF from the exons ATGTATCGCCTCAGTCCTAAGGAATCTGAAGAGTTGCAGCATCAAGTTGTGGAGTTATTGGAGAGAGGCTACATCCATGAGAGCCTAAGCCTGTGTGCAGTCCTTGCTCTTCTGGTACCGAAGAAAGATGGTTATTGGCATATATGCATAGACAACAGAGCGATCAATAGGATCATGCCACCTGATCCTAA TCCAACATGGGAGTCATATTTAGATCACCTCCGAGCTATTTTTGAGATGTTAAGGAAGGAGTGTTTGTTTATCAATCAGAAGAAGTGTTATTTTTTCACGAATTTTGTCACTTTTCTTAGTTTTGTTCTATCTACTGATGGTGTTCATGCAAATCAGTCAAAAGTATATGCAACTTTGGAGTGGCCCACACCTAAGACATTGCACGATATTAGGAGTTTCAATAGATTGGCATCCTTGTACTGCCGATTCATCAGGAATTTTAGCATTTTGATTACCCCTATCACAGAGTGCTTCAAGGGACGTGCATTCCAGTGGTTTAAGGAGGCAGAGGCTAGTTTTTAA
- the LOC122300312 gene encoding novel plant SNARE 13-like → MASDLPMGPQLEQIHGEIRDNFRALANGFQKLDKIKDSNRQSKQLEELTGKMRECKRLIKEFDRELKDEEGRNPPEVNKQLNDEKQSMIKELNSYVALRKTYMNTLGNKRVELFDMGAGVSEPTADDNFQVASSMTNQELINAGTKTMDETDQAIQRTQKVVEQTIEVGTQTAVTLKGQTDQMGRIVNELDTINFSIKKASQLVKEIGRQVATDKCIMLFLFLIVCGVIAIIIVKIVNPKNKDIRDIPGLAPPAPSRRLLWAAEHFI, encoded by the exons ATGGCGAGCGACTTGCCGATGGGCCCTCAGCTGGAGCAGATCCACGGTGAAATCCGCGATAATTTCCGAGCCCTTGC AAATGGCTTCCAGAAGCTTGATAAGATCAAAGATTCTAATAGACAAAGCAAACAGCTGGAGGAACTTACAGGAAAAATGAGGGAATGTAAAAG ATTAATCAAGGAGTTTGATCGTGAACTTAAAGATGAGGAAGGGAGAAATCCTCCTGAGGTTAATAAGCAACTCAATGATGAGAAGCAGTCTATG ATCAAAGAGCTGAATTCATACGTGGCTTTGAGAAAAAC GTATATGAATACCCTTGGTAATAAGAGAGTTGAACTCTTTGATATGGGAGCAGGGGTTAGTGAACCTACGGCTGACGACAATTTTCAAGTAGCATCAT CAATGACAAACCAAGAACTTATCAATGCTGGAACAAAGACGATGGATGAGACTGATCAGGCCATTCAACGCACTCAAAAG GTTGTTGAACAAACAATTGAAGTGGGAACTCAAACTGCTGTTACATTAAAGGGTCAA ACCGACCAAATGGGCCGAATTGTTAATGAGCTAGATACAATTAACTTCTCAATTAAGAAGGCTTCCCAGCTTGTAAAGGAGATTGGCAGGCAG GTAGCTACAGATAAATGcatcatgctttttctattccTTATTGTCTGTGGTGTAATAGCCATCATTATTGTCAAG ATTGTAAATCCCAAGAACAAAGACATCAGGGACATCCCTGGATTGGCACCTCCAGCTCCCTCAAGGAGGCTTTTGTGGGCTGCAGAACATTTCATTTAG